A genome region from Glycine max cultivar Williams 82 chromosome 5, Glycine_max_v4.0, whole genome shotgun sequence includes the following:
- the LOC102661187 gene encoding F-box protein At4g22390, which yields MKNETYRYLLKPDGLSEVSFPEPRLGVLKGYLCLSCDHGRTHFVVWLMREFGVEKSWTQLLNVSYEHLQLDQFSFPSTLMIPLFMSEDEDVMLLASYGRKEFVLVNKRDNRMDDIGGFDGKYYWPYSYDYVPSLVLPYRN from the coding sequence ATGAAGAATGAGACATACAGATATTTGTTGAAGCCTGATGGTCTGTCTGAAGTCTCTTTTCCTGAGCCTCGTCTTGGGGTTTTGAAGGGTTACCTCTGTCTTTCTTGTGATCATGGGAGAACCCATTTTGTTGTTTGGCTAATGAGGGAATTTGGAGTTGAAAAATCTTGGACTCAATTGTTGAACGTAAGTTATGAGCATCTTCAACTTGATCAATTTTCATTTCCATCTACTTTAATGATACCTTTGTTCATGTCTGAAGATGAAGATGTCATGTTGCTGGCAAGCTATGGGCGTAAGGAATTTGTTCTGGTTAATAAGAGAGATAACAGAATGGACGATATTGGAGGTTTCGATGGTAAATATTATTGGCCGTACTCCTATGATTATGTTCCAAGCTTGGTTTTGCCATATCGAAATTAA